The nucleotide window GTCCACCGGCGGCAGCAGCTGGTTGAACAGCGTGCTCACCGACCACGAAGCGAGCGGGGAGAACGCGCCCCGCGCCCCGCCGGGGTGGACGAATTCGCGGCCGGGGTCGGTCGGGCCTTCGAGCGCGATGATCGCCTTGAGGGCTTCGGGCCGCCGGGCGGCGGTGCGCAGGGTCGTGATGGCTCCGTAGGACCCGCCCCACATGCCGACCGCGCCGCTGCACCAGGACTGGCCGGCGCCCCAGCGGATGGCGTCGAGCGCGTCGTCGGCCTCGCCGGGGTCGAACGGCGGCCGCGGAACGCCGTCGGAGGAGCCGGTGCCGAGCAGGTCGACGAGCAGCGACGCGTAACCGCGCTCGGCGAACCAGCGCTCGGTGGGCGAACCGTTCAGCGCCGCGATGTCCCGCCGGTACGGCAGGACGGTGACCAGCAACGGGAACGGCCCCGGTCCGTCGGGGCGGAACAGGTTGGCCGAAAGCGTGACTCCCGGCTCGGGGGTCGGGATCCGGACGTCGCGCCGCAGCACGACTTCGTGGCGCCGGTCAGTGTCCGTGCGTGCAGGCATCGCCGCCTCCGCTGTCGCCGGTGGGTACTAGATCGAATACTTCAGTACCGGATTCCGTACGTTAGACACAGACGCCGCGACGACGCAAGCCCTCGCGAAGACGAGAAGTGCTACTGAACGCCCTGGTTGGTCAGCGCGGCGAGCACCAGCGCCCCGAGTTCGGTGTACGCGTCGGCCATCGACAGCCCCGACCGGTCGAGCAGCTCGCCGTGCTGGATACCGTCGATGAGCAAGCTGACCGCGGCGCCGACGAAGTCCGCGTTGACCGCGCGGAACGCGCCGGAGGCGACACCGTCCTGAATGGACTCGCGGACGCGGTGCGCGGCGGCGAGCGAATGGCGGGCGTAAAGCTCGGCGGTCGCCTCGAAGGTGAGCAGGTCCGCGTAGCACTCCGGCGACATCCGCCGCAGCTCCGAGCCGAGGCCGGCGAGGTATTCGGCGATGCGCTGCGGGGGATCGGTGATCGGCCCGACCTTCTCCTCGACCCGGGCGGCCGCCTCCTGGAAGAAGTGCCGGACGGCGACCACGACGAGCTGTTCCTTGCTGCCGGCCACCGCGTACAGCGTCGACTTCGAGCACTGCAGCCTGCTGGCCAGGTCGTCGACGGTGAGCCGCGCGAAGCCTTCGTCCAGGAAAAGCCGTTCCAGGCGCAGGATCAGCTCCTCGCGCTTGGCGTCGGACATGCGCCGGCTTCGTGCCGTACGCGCTCCCGGTGGCGTCATCCAAGGTGGCTTCGCGGTCATGGTTCCGTAGCCTCGCACACGCCCGGGGTCGAGGCGGCGCGCGGTACTACCGTACCGCATCTGGTACCCTCATGGGAGAAGACCGAAGCGGCGAGCGGTGACCACGGCTTCCATCCGGCTGCGGGCGACGAGCTTGCGCATCGCGCTGCGCAGGTAGCTCTTCACGGTTTCGGTGGTGATCCCGAGATCCTCCGCGATCTGGTGGTTGGTCCAGCCGAGCGCGGCGCAGGCGAGCACGTCGAGCTCCCGCGCCGACAGCGCCGGGCCGGTGCCGGTCCGCCCCGGCCGCCCGGCAACGGCGGCGAGCGTCTCGCACACCGTGCCGACGCGGCCGCGCAGCACGGGGTCGGTGACGTCTTGGGCGAGGATCCGCAGCTCGGCGTAGGCGGCGCGAACCAGTTCCCAGTGCGGCCGGTGGCAGTCGGTGGCGTCGTAGCGGTCGAGCCAGGCCAGCCGCCGGGTCACCTCGTCGCGCACGGCCAGGCTCTGCTCGAGCTCCCGCGCGGCCTCCACGACGGACTGGACCACCCGGTCGCCCAGCGGCATCGAGCTCCGCAGGGCCCCGTAGAGCACGCCGCGCACGGTCCGCGTCACCACGACCGGCACGGCCACCATCGCGTGCAGCCCTTCGGCGACGATGATGTGGTCGTAGTGGTGGCTGATCCCGGGCGAGCGCACGTAGTCGTCGACGACGACCGGCCGCCGCTGCGCCACCGCCTTCCCGCCGAGCCCGCGCCCGTACTCGAGGCGGACACCGCGGAGCGCGCCGGTGTTCGGGCCCGCGATCTGGCTCAGCTTCACCTGCCGCCCGCCGCCGACCTCGCCGCCGAAGGTGATCGGCAGGCCGGTCGCGTCGCGCATCCGGGCGAGTGCGCGGTAGATCTCCGGGCGGTCGTCGGCCGTGGCGTTCGGGTTCACGCCTGCCTCCTCGCACAACGTCGCGAACGCCGGCCCGCTCCCCTCAGGCGGGGGTAGCCGGTACTCCGGCGCGATGGGACATTTTTGCCACGGTACGGCACTTTGGCGGTATCGCGTAGGTCCGGGAGGTCGCCATGACGAGCATCCACCGCCATGTCGAGGGGGCCGACCGTCCCCGGGCCCGCACCGTCGTCGAGCCTTGGCACGACGGGACTTCCGGCGCACGGCAGGACCGGCCGGCCTCGCCCCGGATGGCCGCCGAGCGGTTCACTGCGCATCGCCGCACCGGACCGTCCGAAGAGGAACCGGCGCTCCTGGTGGACCGGTTAACGCCGGAGCTGCCGCAGCGGCGTTCCCGGTAGCCGTGCCCTGACGGCGGCCCGGGCACCTGACTTCCCTCTGCCCGCGCGCGGCTCCCGTCGCGCAGGCTCCCTCCCTCCCGGCCGCGTCCGGGAGCCCGTCTCCCGCGCCGGTCCACGCCCGGCACGGGGCAGGAGAGCGGTCGGCTCTCCTGCGCACACCTGGCGTCCCCGAGCCGGTCGCACCGGCGCGTCCGCGCACGCCCGGGGACGCCAGGACCTCGCACCCCACACCCCTGGAGGCAACGATGCCCAGGCCCGTCGAAGACCGGCAGACCCAGAACCGCCCGCCGTCCCGGGTGTCCCGGCGGAAGTTCGTCCTCGGCGCGGCCGCGGGGCTGTCCGCGCTCGCCGTCGCCGCACCCCGGACCGCGAGCGCGGCGGACACCGGGGCGCGCGTGCTCGCCGAACGGCGGTTGAGCCCCACCATGCTCGACCTGACCGTCGAGTCGCCGGCATTGGCGGCCACGGCGATGGTGCGGCTGCTGCACCCGGCGGACTGGACGCCGGGCGCCACCCGGACGTGGCCCGTCCTGTACCTGCTCCACGGCGCGGGCGACGACTATACGTCGTGGACGCGCTCGACCGACGTCGCCACCTTCACCCGCGGCGCCGACATGCTGGTGGTGATGCCCACGGGCGGCCGGGACGGGTTCTATTCGGACTGGTTCAACCGGGGCGCGGGCGGCCCGCCGCGCTGGGAGACGTTCCATCTGACCGAACTGC belongs to Amycolatopsis tolypomycina and includes:
- a CDS encoding TetR/AcrR family transcriptional regulator, whose amino-acid sequence is MSDAKREELILRLERLFLDEGFARLTVDDLASRLQCSKSTLYAVAGSKEQLVVVAVRHFFQEAAARVEEKVGPITDPPQRIAEYLAGLGSELRRMSPECYADLLTFEATAELYARHSLAAAHRVRESIQDGVASGAFRAVNADFVGAAVSLLIDGIQHGELLDRSGLSMADAYTELGALVLAALTNQGVQ
- a CDS encoding helix-turn-helix domain-containing protein, with protein sequence MNPNATADDRPEIYRALARMRDATGLPITFGGEVGGGRQVKLSQIAGPNTGALRGVRLEYGRGLGGKAVAQRRPVVVDDYVRSPGISHHYDHIIVAEGLHAMVAVPVVVTRTVRGVLYGALRSSMPLGDRVVQSVVEAARELEQSLAVRDEVTRRLAWLDRYDATDCHRPHWELVRAAYAELRILAQDVTDPVLRGRVGTVCETLAAVAGRPGRTGTGPALSARELDVLACAALGWTNHQIAEDLGITTETVKSYLRSAMRKLVARSRMEAVVTARRFGLLP